The Thermodesulfovibrio thiophilus DSM 17215 genome contains a region encoding:
- the nrfD gene encoding NrfD/PsrC family molybdoenzyme membrane anchor subunit → MIELSITGTNAITYPYLEVWDWRIIIYLFLGGLSAGMLVMCSIANLRIPKTDVEELAQCVRAPFVAFISLIIGAIFIFLDLGKPIHSIWLYLTFQPLSLMSWGSWGVPVVLITNALYILAVIPKDKRHLLKFNSLIKLAEMAAIRMRSIAKLNFVLGVFLGIYTGVLLSSFAAIPLWNNATLPILFLTSALSSGAAMVVIIANKSEIKFLFTKIDIWLIVAELIVILLFFYGLYTSTAPYKRAIQPFFSLTSEHFIFTIALISIFLLLPLALRIKLGELKEFEGGFHGEFTKAQIFRMNFAASLVLAGTFILRAAIVYAGQLTKLSAY, encoded by the coding sequence ATGATAGAACTGAGTATAACAGGAACAAATGCAATAACCTATCCCTATTTAGAGGTATGGGATTGGCGGATAATTATCTATCTCTTTTTAGGTGGACTGTCTGCTGGAATGCTTGTAATGTGTTCAATTGCCAATTTAAGGATTCCCAAAACAGATGTCGAAGAACTTGCTCAATGTGTACGTGCACCATTTGTTGCTTTTATCTCACTTATCATTGGTGCTATATTCATATTTTTAGACCTGGGTAAACCAATTCATTCTATTTGGCTTTATCTGACATTTCAGCCTCTTTCTCTTATGTCTTGGGGTTCATGGGGTGTTCCAGTAGTCTTGATAACTAATGCTTTATACATCCTGGCAGTAATACCGAAAGACAAAAGACATCTTCTAAAATTTAACTCCCTTATAAAATTAGCAGAAATGGCTGCTATAAGGATGAGATCAATAGCAAAATTAAATTTCGTGCTTGGAGTATTTCTTGGTATATATACAGGTGTACTTTTAAGCTCATTTGCAGCTATACCATTATGGAATAACGCTACACTTCCTATTCTGTTTCTAACTTCTGCACTGTCATCAGGTGCTGCTATGGTAGTTATTATAGCTAATAAGTCTGAAATAAAATTTCTCTTTACAAAAATTGATATCTGGCTTATTGTTGCTGAGCTTATTGTAATTCTGCTTTTCTTTTATGGCCTTTATACATCAACAGCTCCTTACAAAAGAGCAATTCAGCCTTTCTTTTCTCTGACAAGCGAACATTTTATATTCACTATTGCTTTGATTTCAATATTTTTGCTTTTACCTCTTGCCCTGCGAATTAAACTCGGAGAATTAAAAGAGTTTGAGGGAGGGTTCCATGGCGAGTTTACAAAGGCTCAAATTTTCAGAATGAATTTTGCTGCTAGTCTGGTACTTGCTGGAACCTTTATTTTAAGGGCA
- a CDS encoding 4Fe-4S dicluster domain-containing protein produces the protein MPKYVMVIDVERCIGCMACVIACKKENNIPEKYFRTRVVEEVRGEFPNLRMELRSELCNHCENAPCIDACPTRASHRAKDGTVQIDRKKCVGCKACILACPYDARYSHPDGFADKCTFCDHRIKEGRDPACVETCLGKSRIFGDLDDPKSEVFQILKKHDSSVRLEFAGTNPRVFYIKKKFVGELS, from the coding sequence ATGCCGAAATATGTAATGGTAATAGATGTTGAAAGGTGTATTGGTTGTATGGCATGTGTTATTGCATGTAAAAAGGAAAACAATATTCCCGAAAAGTATTTCAGAACAAGAGTTGTGGAAGAGGTTAGAGGCGAGTTTCCAAATTTGAGAATGGAACTCAGATCAGAACTATGCAATCACTGCGAAAATGCTCCATGCATAGATGCCTGCCCTACAAGAGCATCTCATAGAGCAAAGGATGGCACAGTTCAAATTGACAGAAAAAAGTGTGTAGGCTGTAAAGCATGCATACTGGCATGTCCTTACGATGCTAGATACTCCCATCCAGATGGATTTGCTGATAAATGCACATTCTGTGATCACAGAATTAAAGAAGGCAGGGATCCAGCGTGTGTTGAGACATGTCTTGGAAAGTCAAGAATTTTCGGAGATCTTGATGATCCCAAGAGTGAAGTTTTTCAAATTCTAAAAAAACATGATTCCAGCGTTAGACTCGAGTTTGCAGGTACAAATCCGAGAGTTTTTTACATTAAGAAGAAGTTTGTAGGAGAACTATCATGA
- a CDS encoding molybdopterin-dependent oxidoreductase: MTVSRRDFLKIAAVTGGIAVAGTPVIKSVLALGKKPVPLAQYVPTTCEMCFWRCGVIAKVVDGKVVKLDGNPLHPNSRGKLCARGHGGIGLLYDADRLKTPLINTGKRGEGKFKKASWDEALGYVADKMQKIKDQYGAESIALLTHGTISTYFLHLLQAFGSPNFAMPSFALCRGARGVAFEVTYGEDVGNPERLDIQNSKVIVLIGSHLGENAHNSQCQEFAEAVSKGAEVIVVDPRFSTAAGKAKYWLPIKPATDLALLLAWINVIINEESYDKDYVNKYTVGFKDVVHEIRNYTPEWAQKETEIPASLIVETARIMGKNKPNVLIHPGRHTAWYSDNVQRQRAVAILTALLGAYGRPGGIYLNPKKKLEPVFLSEKDYPEPQKPSINKGKYPFAGEEGITHAIVQTTLTEDPYPVKGWFITGTNIMKAMPNQRDTLQALQKLDLLVAVDMMPYDGVMLADVVLPECTYLERHDDLFTVKERAFGISFRQPVVQPMYDTKPGWWIAKELGKRLGLAEHFQWNSLEDFLKIKCDTWGIDYSELVKKGYMSFPETEKPYITPDNQPIFKTSSDKIELYSKELKEKGFDPVPKYTKHEQPPDGWFRLIYGRAPVHTFSRTINNTSLSELMDENVAWVNAEVAKRYGLKSGKYIVLINQDGVKSNRVKIKVTERIRPDCIYVVHGFGATSKLLHRAYLKGADDQQLITKYAIDPISGSVGMRVNFVKIAKEF, translated from the coding sequence ATGACTGTCAGTAGAAGAGATTTTTTAAAAATTGCCGCTGTTACAGGCGGAATAGCTGTAGCTGGAACTCCTGTAATTAAATCTGTTTTAGCTCTTGGAAAAAAACCTGTGCCACTTGCTCAATATGTTCCAACAACATGTGAAATGTGTTTCTGGCGCTGTGGAGTAATTGCAAAAGTAGTTGATGGTAAAGTTGTAAAACTTGACGGGAATCCCTTGCATCCTAATAGTCGTGGAAAATTATGTGCAAGGGGGCATGGAGGCATAGGGCTTCTTTATGATGCTGATAGATTGAAAACTCCGCTTATTAACACTGGAAAACGAGGAGAAGGAAAATTTAAAAAGGCATCATGGGATGAGGCTCTGGGTTATGTGGCAGATAAAATGCAAAAAATCAAGGACCAGTATGGTGCAGAATCAATTGCCCTTCTTACACATGGCACAATATCAACATATTTTTTACATCTCCTCCAAGCTTTCGGTTCACCAAATTTTGCAATGCCATCATTCGCACTGTGTCGTGGTGCTCGTGGAGTTGCCTTTGAGGTTACCTATGGTGAGGATGTGGGCAATCCTGAGCGACTTGATATTCAGAACAGTAAGGTTATTGTTCTGATAGGAAGCCATCTTGGAGAAAATGCCCATAATTCTCAATGTCAGGAGTTTGCAGAGGCAGTTAGTAAAGGAGCAGAAGTTATAGTTGTTGATCCAAGATTTTCAACAGCTGCTGGAAAGGCAAAATATTGGTTACCCATAAAGCCTGCAACTGACCTGGCGCTTCTACTTGCATGGATAAATGTAATAATAAATGAAGAGAGTTATGATAAAGATTATGTAAACAAATATACAGTTGGATTTAAAGACGTTGTTCATGAAATCAGAAATTATACTCCAGAGTGGGCACAAAAGGAGACAGAGATTCCTGCCAGTCTCATTGTTGAGACCGCAAGAATAATGGGCAAAAATAAACCAAATGTGCTTATTCATCCTGGAAGACATACAGCATGGTATTCTGACAATGTGCAGAGACAGCGGGCTGTTGCCATACTTACAGCACTCTTGGGTGCTTATGGAAGGCCTGGAGGAATATATTTAAACCCGAAGAAAAAACTCGAGCCTGTGTTTTTATCAGAAAAGGACTATCCTGAGCCTCAAAAACCATCAATCAATAAAGGTAAGTATCCATTTGCCGGTGAAGAAGGAATCACTCATGCAATTGTTCAAACAACACTTACTGAAGATCCTTATCCAGTTAAAGGATGGTTTATAACCGGGACTAATATCATGAAAGCAATGCCAAATCAGAGAGATACTCTGCAGGCTCTGCAAAAACTTGACCTTCTTGTTGCTGTTGATATGATGCCATATGATGGAGTGATGCTTGCAGATGTTGTGCTTCCTGAATGCACTTATCTTGAAAGACATGATGACTTATTTACAGTCAAAGAAAGAGCCTTTGGAATATCCTTTCGTCAGCCGGTAGTTCAGCCGATGTATGATACTAAACCAGGTTGGTGGATAGCTAAGGAACTTGGTAAAAGACTGGGTCTTGCAGAACATTTCCAATGGAACAGTCTTGAGGATTTTTTGAAAATAAAATGTGACACATGGGGAATAGACTACAGTGAACTTGTAAAAAAAGGATATATGAGTTTCCCGGAGACTGAAAAACCTTATATTACTCCTGACAATCAGCCTATATTCAAGACTTCATCAGATAAAATAGAGCTTTACAGTAAGGAGCTTAAGGAAAAAGGATTTGACCCTGTTCCAAAATATACTAAACATGAACAACCACCTGATGGCTGGTTTAGATTGATTTATGGGAGGGCACCTGTTCATACATTTTCAAGAACTATCAATAACACATCTTTATCTGAGCTTATGGATGAAAATGTAGCATGGGTAAATGCTGAAGTTGCAAAAAGATATGGATTAAAATCCGGAAAATATATTGTTCTTATTAACCAGGATGGAGTAAAAAGTAACAGGGTTAAGATTAAAGTTACAGAAAGAATCAGACCTGACTGCATTTATGTTGTTCATGGATTTGGTGCTACGTCAAAGCTCTTACACAGAGCCTACTTAAAAGGAGCTGATGACCAGCAACTGATAACAAAATATGCGATTGATCCAATCTCGGGTAGTGTTGGAATGAGGGTTAATTTCGTAAAAATTGCCAAGGAGTTCTGA
- a CDS encoding ubiquinol-cytochrome c reductase iron-sulfur subunit, translating to MILNKKNENYNGYGTDRRKFLKKIISFFFYLISFIFIITGVFYLKPSKSKKKNYKFYEIDSDSIPREGVKKIEVKINENMKMKIFLVRYNSLIALSPVCTHLGCFVNFDRNANEFICPCHSGCYDIEGNVLAGPPRQPLHRLPVKIENGKIFIGLKL from the coding sequence ATGATTTTGAACAAAAAAAATGAAAATTACAATGGTTATGGCACAGATAGAAGAAAATTCTTAAAAAAAATTATAAGCTTTTTCTTTTATCTAATTTCTTTTATTTTTATCATAACCGGCGTATTTTATTTAAAACCAAGTAAATCAAAGAAGAAAAACTATAAATTTTATGAAATTGACTCTGACAGCATACCAAGAGAAGGAGTAAAAAAAATAGAAGTAAAAATCAATGAGAATATGAAAATGAAAATATTTCTTGTTAGATACAATTCATTAATTGCTCTTTCACCTGTCTGTACTCATCTTGGTTGTTTTGTGAATTTTGACAGAAATGCCAATGAATTTATCTGCCCCTGTCACAGCGGGTGCTATGATATTGAAGGCAATGTTCTTGCAGGACCTCCAAGACAACCTCTTCATAGACTTCCTGTTAAAATAGAAAATGGTAAAATTTTTATTGGGCTAAAGTTATGA
- a CDS encoding cytochrome b: protein MNIVDWFIDRFRLKSAHRGIFERDIPEGINYFYCFGGIAFTSFLLCFVSGLFLSLYYVPSEKEAYLSIQRIHEDVNLGKLIRGIHKWSANFLIVSIMIHSFRVFITKSYRPPRELNWIVGVFIFVVVMLEGFTGYLLPWDQKSYWATVVGTNIAGSIPFIGQTLLLIIRGGYDVTGITLIRFYSLHVLWFPLIVVILLWAHFHMIKKLGVSKPL, encoded by the coding sequence ATGAATATTGTAGATTGGTTTATTGATAGATTCAGACTGAAATCGGCTCACAGGGGAATTTTCGAAAGAGACATTCCTGAAGGAATTAACTATTTTTACTGTTTTGGAGGAATTGCATTCACATCATTTCTTCTGTGTTTTGTGTCAGGTCTATTTTTATCTTTATACTACGTGCCGTCTGAAAAAGAGGCTTATCTCAGCATTCAAAGAATTCATGAAGATGTCAATCTTGGCAAATTAATAAGAGGCATCCATAAATGGTCTGCGAATTTTTTAATTGTGAGTATTATGATTCATTCTTTTAGGGTCTTTATTACAAAAAGTTATCGACCTCCCAGAGAATTGAACTGGATAGTTGGTGTTTTTATATTTGTTGTTGTCATGCTTGAAGGATTTACCGGTTATCTTCTTCCATGGGATCAGAAGTCATACTGGGCAACTGTTGTTGGAACAAATATAGCGGGTTCAATACCATTTATAGGACAGACTCTGTTACTGATTATAAGAGGCGGATATGATGTTACAGGTATTACACTTATAAGATTTTACAGTCTTCATGTGTTGTGGTTCCCTTTGATCGTGGTAATTTTACTCTGGGCTCATTTCCATATGATAAAAAAGCTTGGAGTATCAAAACCTCTATGA
- a CDS encoding cytochrome c3 family protein yields the protein MSFKLGRISNFATPLTITIFFIQFFLVILVFGYNYYMDSSESCIVCHSSKEKMQDFGYPQFFITVEDVRKQTGHKTVLCRDCHLGNGRAYDKDISHRGMLKPVFVNEEAEPVDRKSVYSKQEYNVNKIEPLGDNALFELLPKKQEKGEFVLHPEIRNMLWHDRETNSFNFDPELAKKTCGKRGCHGEELKQFKTSIMARNFRQRTMKTWLKPYGPHNCGPSFADLPPQEVLKKAGFDFTNTEKIRHEINIPFTDEQTITKQRLCNVCHAGCLDCHYAPSKEKGSHAFIKIPDSYSCMGRGRGNSVCHTGSAHSRRGETYIGKFYSIPQGREADIHFKKGIHCVECHQTGRKGMGDMQRKASCQDCHMEIEQAHAKSIHKNLTCTACHVNEAGGYQITIWGKGYVGAKETPFKKYSLYYGIQKPLILMKDQKGIWFPVKIFPHSVGNIKNDVASSELRFRWQNSETRDMYYIVGTFDELPSANKHLLWFQIEEVAHPFGKARSCGSCHGDKQISISKWHYEDIQGAEPFQGGYKIVANKKGLRLQNFWHNKIEVLPGFDLCDFASWVYLTDKWFIPGDFSINVDRGKYKKYLNLYVKNLKSIKQLEQKIKNEKIKLKLNEIKAIIIHNSEIQWNEFLKKKPQ from the coding sequence ATGTCTTTTAAGCTGGGTAGAATTAGTAATTTCGCAACTCCGTTAACAATCACTATTTTTTTTATTCAGTTTTTTTTAGTTATTTTAGTCTTTGGATATAACTATTATATGGATTCTTCTGAAAGCTGTATTGTCTGTCACAGTTCAAAAGAAAAAATGCAGGATTTTGGTTATCCACAATTTTTTATTACTGTTGAGGATGTTAGAAAGCAGACAGGTCATAAAACGGTTTTATGCAGGGACTGTCATCTTGGAAATGGCAGAGCTTATGATAAAGATATCTCTCACAGGGGAATGTTAAAACCTGTCTTTGTCAATGAAGAAGCTGAACCAGTAGATAGAAAATCTGTATACAGTAAACAAGAGTATAATGTTAATAAGATTGAACCTCTTGGGGATAATGCTCTATTTGAACTTTTACCTAAAAAGCAAGAGAAAGGCGAATTTGTATTGCATCCTGAGATAAGAAATATGCTCTGGCATGACAGAGAAACTAACAGTTTTAATTTTGATCCTGAACTTGCGAAAAAAACCTGTGGTAAAAGAGGTTGTCACGGTGAAGAACTAAAACAGTTTAAAACCTCGATTATGGCAAGAAATTTCAGACAGCGAACTATGAAAACATGGCTTAAGCCATACGGACCACATAACTGCGGACCTTCCTTTGCTGATCTTCCACCGCAAGAGGTTTTAAAAAAAGCTGGTTTTGATTTTACCAATACTGAAAAAATAAGACACGAGATTAATATACCATTTACAGATGAACAGACAATCACAAAACAACGACTCTGCAATGTCTGTCATGCAGGATGTCTTGACTGTCATTATGCTCCATCCAAGGAAAAAGGTTCTCATGCTTTTATAAAAATTCCAGATTCATATAGTTGTATGGGAAGAGGGAGAGGAAATTCAGTCTGCCATACAGGTTCAGCTCATTCAAGAAGAGGCGAGACATATATTGGAAAATTTTATTCAATTCCGCAGGGAAGAGAGGCTGATATACATTTCAAAAAGGGCATTCACTGTGTTGAGTGTCATCAGACAGGCAGAAAAGGAATGGGTGATATGCAAAGAAAAGCAAGTTGTCAGGACTGTCATATGGAAATTGAACAAGCTCACGCAAAATCAATTCATAAGAATTTAACCTGCACAGCCTGTCATGTCAATGAAGCAGGCGGGTATCAAATAACGATATGGGGGAAAGGATATGTTGGAGCAAAGGAAACTCCTTTTAAAAAATATTCACTCTACTACGGAATCCAGAAGCCTTTGATTTTAATGAAAGATCAGAAAGGAATCTGGTTTCCAGTCAAAATATTCCCTCATAGTGTTGGAAACATTAAAAATGATGTGGCTTCATCTGAACTTAGGTTTAGATGGCAGAATTCTGAAACAAGAGACATGTATTACATAGTCGGAACATTTGATGAACTTCCATCTGCAAATAAACATCTTCTATGGTTTCAGATTGAGGAAGTAGCTCATCCATTTGGAAAAGCAAGAAGTTGCGGAAGCTGTCATGGTGATAAACAAATTTCTATTTCTAAGTGGCATTACGAAGATATACAGGGTGCAGAACCATTTCAGGGAGGCTATAAAATAGTTGCTAATAAAAAGGGATTAAGATTGCAGAATTTCTGGCATAATAAAATTGAAGTTTTACCAGGCTTTGATTTATGTGATTTTGCTTCCTGGGTTTATCTTACTGATAAATGGTTCATACCCGGTGATTTTTCAATTAACGTTGACAGGGGAAAATATAAAAAATATCTAAATCTTTACGTAAAAAACCTAAAAAGTATAAAGCAGCTAGAACAAAAAATTAAAAATGAGAAAATCAAATTAAAACTCAATGAAATAAAAGCAATTATAATTCACAATTCAGAAATACAGTGGAATGAATTCCTTAAAAAAAAGCCTCAATAA
- the aroD gene encoding type I 3-dehydroquinate dehydratase: protein MLLKNLPAIAVVLTDRDILSISKESLEGADLIELRVDMFETCDDNLNTIENIFALAKKKFNLPILCTIRSSQEGGKKDIDNRLQIYERLIPYCEFFDIEIFSKEAPSLRQISQQHNIKLIASYHRFDLTPSVDELEVVFKDAKKLNADIVKIATMVNKKRDLETLLLFTLKHRNDKIIIIGMGEKGIPSRIINPVFYSLITYASLNINSAPGQISLQDIVNIFRILGVRSN, encoded by the coding sequence ATGCTGCTTAAAAATCTACCGGCAATAGCGGTCGTTCTTACAGATCGTGATATTTTGTCTATCAGTAAAGAATCATTAGAAGGTGCTGATCTTATTGAATTAAGAGTTGATATGTTTGAAACATGCGATGATAATTTAAATACTATAGAAAATATTTTTGCTCTGGCGAAGAAAAAGTTTAATCTCCCTATTCTCTGCACCATAAGGTCTTCTCAAGAAGGTGGGAAAAAGGACATTGACAATAGATTGCAAATTTATGAAAGATTAATACCCTATTGTGAATTTTTTGATATTGAAATTTTCTCAAAAGAGGCTCCATCTTTGAGACAAATTAGCCAACAACATAATATAAAATTAATTGCTTCCTATCATAGATTTGACCTCACTCCTTCCGTAGATGAATTAGAAGTAGTTTTTAAAGATGCTAAAAAACTCAATGCAGATATAGTGAAGATTGCAACAATGGTTAATAAAAAAAGGGATCTTGAAACCCTTCTTCTTTTTACTCTTAAACACAGGAATGATAAAATTATTATTATAGGAATGGGTGAAAAAGGAATCCCCTCGCGTATAATAAATCCAGTATTTTATTCTCTAATAACATATGCCAGTTTAAATATAAATTCTGCACCGGGACAGATTTCTTTGCAGGATATTGTTAATATTTTCAGAATACTCGGGGTGAGAAGTAATTAA
- the pstS gene encoding phosphate ABC transporter substrate-binding protein PstS produces MKQLTFLSVMLFVLLSFTLGYSAEMLNGAGATFPYPLYSSWAAQYQKATGIKINYQSIGSGGGIRQIKERTVDFGASDMALKPEELEKSKLIQFPAVIGGVVAIINVPGISSESLVLDGTTMCEIFLGEIKQWNDPKIKALNPKLNLPANPITVVHRSDGSGTTAIFTHYLSGACKKWADQVGYGTAVSWKTGLGGKGNEGVANYVKRTPYSIGYVEFAYARQNKLAVAKLKNPAGQVVAPDFDSFAEAAATAQLDSKNHFYSWMTNSPGKKAWPITGATYILLAREKNDVNKSVIQFFDWAFKNGDGTAKKLDYVPLPNSVKDKIRAYWKNYIK; encoded by the coding sequence ATGAAGCAGTTAACTTTCTTAAGCGTTATGCTTTTTGTCTTGCTCAGTTTCACTTTGGGTTATTCTGCTGAGATGCTCAATGGCGCTGGTGCAACATTCCCATATCCTCTTTATTCGAGCTGGGCAGCTCAGTATCAAAAAGCTACAGGTATTAAAATCAACTATCAGTCAATCGGTTCCGGTGGTGGAATCAGACAGATTAAAGAAAGAACAGTTGATTTTGGAGCATCAGATATGGCTTTAAAACCTGAAGAGCTTGAAAAGTCTAAACTCATCCAATTTCCAGCTGTAATCGGAGGAGTGGTAGCAATTATAAATGTTCCTGGAATTTCTTCAGAATCTCTGGTGCTTGATGGAACAACCATGTGCGAGATATTTCTTGGCGAGATCAAACAGTGGAATGATCCTAAGATTAAAGCTTTGAATCCAAAACTCAATTTACCTGCTAATCCAATAACAGTGGTGCACAGATCAGATGGATCAGGAACAACAGCCATATTTACTCATTATTTAAGTGGAGCATGTAAAAAATGGGCTGATCAGGTTGGTTATGGAACAGCTGTAAGCTGGAAAACAGGACTTGGTGGAAAAGGCAATGAAGGTGTGGCAAATTATGTAAAAAGAACGCCTTATTCCATTGGATATGTTGAGTTTGCCTATGCTAGACAGAATAAACTTGCTGTGGCAAAATTAAAAAATCCAGCAGGACAGGTAGTTGCACCTGATTTTGACAGTTTTGCTGAGGCTGCAGCCACAGCTCAACTTGACTCCAAAAATCATTTTTATTCATGGATGACAAACTCTCCTGGTAAAAAAGCATGGCCTATCACAGGTGCTACATATATTCTGCTTGCAAGAGAAAAAAATGATGTCAATAAGTCTGTTATCCAATTTTTTGACTGGGCTTTTAAAAATGGTGATGGAACGGCAAAAAAACTTGACTATGTTCCATTACCAAACTCTGTTAAAGATAAGATAAGAGCGTATTGGAAAAATTATATAAAATAA
- the phoU gene encoding phosphate signaling complex protein PhoU: protein MGILDDELRKLKEKILILGCLVEEGIRKSVKALIERDSDIAKQVISRDNLINGLEVEINEECIRLIALRQPLAKDLRFITTAMKISTDLERMGDSAVNIAERAIELNQEPFLKPFVNIPKMAEVTESMVEDAIDAFVKEDIDLCYDVIKRDDKVDELLKNNHNELFELMVKNPDIIPLALKRMFIAKYLERIADHATNIAEMVIYMVEGKMLRQTFVTEEIHKLCLEDFMSRQK from the coding sequence ATGGGCATTCTGGATGATGAATTAAGAAAACTAAAAGAAAAAATCCTTATTCTTGGTTGTCTTGTTGAAGAAGGAATAAGAAAATCAGTTAAAGCTCTCATTGAAAGAGATAGTGACATTGCAAAACAAGTTATCTCAAGGGACAATCTTATTAATGGACTTGAGGTTGAAATAAATGAAGAATGTATCAGATTAATTGCTCTGAGGCAACCACTGGCAAAGGATTTAAGATTTATAACTACAGCAATGAAAATAAGTACAGATCTTGAAAGAATGGGTGATTCTGCCGTAAATATTGCTGAACGAGCAATAGAGCTTAATCAGGAACCTTTTTTAAAACCATTTGTAAATATTCCTAAAATGGCAGAAGTAACTGAAAGTATGGTTGAGGATGCTATAGATGCTTTTGTTAAGGAAGATATTGATCTTTGTTACGATGTTATTAAAAGAGATGACAAAGTTGATGAATTACTAAAAAATAACCATAATGAACTATTTGAGCTAATGGTTAAAAATCCTGATATTATTCCTCTTGCCCTTAAAAGAATGTTTATTGCTAAGTATCTTGAAAGAATTGCTGATCATGCTACAAATATAGCTGAAATGGTTATTTATATGGTAGAAGGTAAGATGTTAAGACAGACATTTGTTACTGAAGAGATTCATAAACTATGTTTAGAAGATTTCATGTCAAGGCAGAAATAG